A region from the Dinoroseobacter shibae DFL 12 = DSM 16493 genome encodes:
- a CDS encoding YihY/virulence factor BrkB family protein, translating to MPKADTDPENPVPEMFRHDRRQWMKALQSVGGKMDGWNIGLISAGVAFYGLLAIFPALAAVIAIWGLVADPMVVDQQMALVGELMPQEAYRLIDAQIDALTQTTSSTLGWATLLSILAALWSTRAGVSALMRGLNAIYGTPNRKSWRHYLAALSLTAVLVLVALVALTAVVITPIVLAFLPLGSWTELALRGTRWVVAIGVLLAGLSIVYRYGPNRTCVKMQWLTPGSIAVVVLWAAASLGFSYYLSNFGNYNEVYGSIGAVIALLMWLYISAFLLLLGAGLNVELERRAGLGPDAATRAEPPAAPPTAGVIADSGSV from the coding sequence ATGCCCAAAGCCGACACAGACCCGGAGAACCCCGTGCCCGAGATGTTCCGACATGACCGCCGCCAGTGGATGAAAGCGCTGCAATCGGTGGGCGGCAAGATGGATGGCTGGAATATCGGTCTGATCTCGGCGGGCGTGGCATTCTACGGATTGCTCGCGATCTTTCCCGCCCTGGCCGCGGTGATCGCGATCTGGGGGCTGGTGGCCGATCCGATGGTGGTCGATCAGCAGATGGCGCTGGTGGGCGAGTTGATGCCCCAAGAGGCCTACCGCCTGATCGACGCCCAGATCGACGCGCTGACCCAAACCACCTCCAGCACCTTGGGCTGGGCAACGCTCCTGTCGATCCTCGCGGCGCTCTGGTCCACGCGGGCGGGGGTGAGCGCGCTGATGCGCGGGCTCAACGCGATCTACGGCACACCCAACCGCAAGAGCTGGCGGCACTACCTCGCGGCGCTGTCGCTTACGGCGGTTCTGGTGCTGGTGGCCCTGGTGGCGCTGACGGCGGTGGTGATCACGCCCATCGTTCTGGCCTTCCTGCCGCTGGGCTCCTGGACGGAACTGGCCCTGCGCGGCACCCGCTGGGTGGTGGCGATCGGGGTGCTTCTGGCGGGTCTGAGCATCGTTTATCGCTACGGGCCGAACCGGACCTGCGTGAAGATGCAGTGGCTCACCCCCGGCTCGATCGCGGTGGTGGTGCTCTGGGCCGCGGCGTCTCTGGGGTTCAGCTACTACCTGTCGAATTTCGGCAATTATAACGAGGTCTACGGCTCCATCGGGGCGGTGATCGCCCTGCTGATGTGGCTTTATATCAGTGCGTTCCTGCTCCTGCTGGGTGCGGGCCTGAATGTGGAGCTGGAGCGTCGCGCGGGCCTCG
- a CDS encoding phosphotransferase family protein encodes MSPEIDREALRRWCDARFGVADAAPEVARIGGGQSNPTFYVTHGDRRLVLRKQPPGPLLKGAHAVDREFRVLRALWDTPVPVPEALAFEPDAAVLGTPFYVMARLEGRVCPSYALPELARADRGAALLSMAETLARLHAVNPEAVGLGDYGRPGDYFARQMARWSAQYDASPAQVPDLDALRDWLAAHMPEDDGAVAIAHGDFRMGNMMLHPTEPRVIAVLDWELSTLGHPLADLGFACMAWHSAPEEYGGLLGLDLAAEGLPEMDAFVAAYRAAAQGDAVLRPFHVAFAMFRFAVIFVGIADRAAAGSAAGADAARLAPLAEAFARRGLAVSRLDF; translated from the coding sequence ATGAGCCCGGAGATCGACCGCGAGGCCCTGCGGCGCTGGTGCGACGCACGGTTCGGGGTGGCGGATGCCGCGCCGGAGGTTGCCCGGATCGGCGGCGGGCAGTCGAACCCGACCTTCTACGTCACCCATGGCGACCGGCGGCTGGTGCTGCGCAAGCAACCGCCCGGGCCGCTGTTGAAAGGCGCCCATGCGGTGGACCGGGAATTCCGGGTGTTGCGCGCGCTTTGGGACACGCCGGTGCCGGTGCCCGAGGCGCTGGCCTTCGAGCCGGATGCGGCGGTTCTGGGCACGCCGTTCTACGTGATGGCGCGGCTGGAGGGGCGGGTCTGCCCGAGCTACGCCCTGCCGGAGTTGGCGCGCGCGGATCGCGGGGCGGCGCTGCTGTCCATGGCGGAGACGCTGGCGCGGCTGCATGCGGTGAACCCGGAGGCGGTGGGCCTGGGGGATTACGGGCGGCCCGGGGATTACTTCGCCCGGCAGATGGCGCGCTGGTCGGCGCAATACGACGCCTCGCCCGCGCAGGTGCCCGACCTCGACGCCCTGCGCGACTGGCTCGCCGCGCATATGCCCGAGGATGACGGGGCGGTGGCGATTGCCCATGGGGATTTCCGGATGGGCAACATGATGCTGCATCCGACCGAACCGCGGGTGATCGCCGTGCTGGACTGGGAGCTGTCGACCCTGGGCCATCCGCTCGCCGATCTGGGGTTTGCCTGCATGGCCTGGCATTCGGCGCCGGAGGAATATGGCGGGCTTCTGGGGCTGGACCTTGCGGCCGAGGGGCTGCCGGAGATGGACGCGTTCGTCGCCGCCTACCGCGCCGCGGCGCAGGGGGACGCGGTTTTGCGCCCGTTCCACGTGGCCTTTGCGATGTTCCGCTTTGCGGTGATCTTCGTGGGCATCGCCGACCGGGCCGCGGCGGGGAGTGCGGCGGGGGCCGATGCCGCGCGGCTCGCTCCGCTGGCGGAGGCTTTCGCGCGCCGGGGGCTTGCGGTATCGAGGCTGGACTTCTGA
- a CDS encoding trans-sulfuration enzyme family protein, translating into MRNLSRLHPDTLAAHGGGAVDTASGGVVPPIQPATTFRRGPDYAPLNPDNIYSRDDSEALRAVETLLAALEGGAGALAFPSGMAATAAVFRTLPAGARVVLQSGIYWGTTKWVRDFCARRGVTLVEVDAADAHALGSACAAPTALVFVETPSNPWLKTVDIRAAAAAAHGAGALLVVDSTAATPVLTRPLGLGADLVMHSATKGLNGHSDVLAGALVTADAGHETWARIATDRHDAGAVLGPFEAWLLLRGMRTLPLRVARMSATALELAQRLSTDTRVADVFYPGLPGHAGHDIAVAQMTGGFGGLMSFLVHGDRQTALEVVGRLELFQRATSLGGVESLVEHRATIEPDSGIPETLVRLSVGIEDAGDLWADLDRALG; encoded by the coding sequence ATGCGCAATCTTTCCCGCCTGCACCCGGACACCCTGGCCGCCCATGGCGGCGGGGCCGTGGACACCGCTTCGGGCGGCGTCGTGCCGCCGATCCAGCCGGCCACGACCTTTCGGCGCGGGCCGGATTACGCGCCCCTGAACCCCGACAACATCTACAGCCGCGATGACAGCGAGGCGCTGCGCGCGGTCGAGACCCTGCTTGCGGCGTTGGAGGGGGGCGCGGGGGCGCTGGCCTTCCCGTCGGGCATGGCGGCGACGGCGGCGGTGTTCCGCACCCTGCCCGCCGGGGCGCGCGTGGTGCTGCAATCGGGCATCTACTGGGGCACGACGAAATGGGTGCGCGATTTCTGCGCCCGGCGCGGTGTGACCCTGGTGGAGGTGGACGCGGCCGACGCCCACGCGCTGGGGTCGGCCTGCGCCGCGCCGACGGCGCTGGTCTTTGTCGAGACGCCGTCGAACCCCTGGCTGAAAACGGTCGATATCCGCGCCGCCGCCGCGGCGGCCCATGGGGCGGGCGCGCTGCTGGTGGTGGACAGCACCGCGGCGACACCGGTGCTGACGCGGCCCCTGGGCCTGGGCGCGGACCTGGTGATGCATTCGGCCACCAAGGGGCTGAACGGGCATTCGGATGTGCTGGCCGGTGCGCTGGTCACCGCGGATGCCGGCCACGAGACCTGGGCGCGGATCGCCACGGACCGGCATGACGCGGGCGCGGTGCTGGGCCCGTTCGAGGCATGGCTGTTGCTGCGGGGGATGCGGACTCTGCCTCTGCGGGTGGCGCGGATGAGCGCCACCGCGCTGGAGCTGGCGCAGCGGCTCAGCACCGATACGCGGGTGGCGGATGTGTTCTACCCGGGCCTGCCGGGCCATGCGGGCCACGATATCGCGGTGGCGCAGATGACGGGCGGGTTCGGCGGGCTGATGTCCTTTCTCGTCCATGGCGACCGGCAGACCGCGCTGGAGGTGGTCGGGCGGCTGGAGCTGTTCCAGCGGGCCACATCGCTGGGCGGGGTCGAGAGCCTGGTGGAGCACCGCGCCACCATCGAGCCCGACAGCGGCATTCCCGAAACCCTGGTCCGGCTGTCGGTGGGGATCGAGGATGCGGGCGACCTTTGGGCCGATCTCGACCGGGCGCTTGGCTGA
- a CDS encoding acyl-CoA dehydrogenase family protein, with protein MDFELPVEVEALRARVADFVAGEILPLEADRANFDAHDNIALPVLETVRAKAKAAGLWAPQSPRARGGMGLSTVARAVFYEEANRSIFGPVCFNCAAPDDGNMAVLAQLGTPAQQDRWLQPIIDGRVRSAFAMTEPHPGGGSDPGMMRTRAEKRGDGYVVHGHKWYITGAAEAQHFILLARTSDDPKRGHTAFLFDADQPGWRIDRRIPIMGPEEHGGHCELIFDGLEISAENVLMEEGRGMKVTQTRLGPARLTHCMRWLGLAKRCVEIATEYAATREGFGVRLADRESIQLMLGGLAMDIEVGRLLTMKAAWEIDQGGFARKEVSMAKIHVANLLHRAADVAIQINGARGYSRDTVLEWIYRYARQARLVDGADEVHRMVLNRVLVDEGRDFWRWPVADRVAE; from the coding sequence ATGGATTTCGAGCTGCCGGTCGAGGTGGAGGCGCTGCGCGCGCGCGTGGCGGATTTCGTGGCGGGCGAGATCCTGCCGCTGGAGGCGGATCGCGCCAATTTCGACGCCCATGACAACATCGCCTTGCCGGTGCTGGAGACCGTGCGCGCCAAGGCGAAGGCCGCAGGGCTCTGGGCGCCGCAATCGCCCCGCGCGCGGGGCGGCATGGGGCTGAGCACGGTCGCCCGCGCGGTGTTCTACGAGGAGGCGAACCGCTCGATCTTTGGCCCGGTATGCTTCAACTGCGCGGCCCCGGATGATGGCAACATGGCGGTGCTGGCCCAGCTTGGCACGCCCGCGCAGCAGGACCGCTGGCTGCAACCGATCATCGACGGGCGCGTGCGCTCGGCCTTTGCGATGACCGAGCCCCATCCGGGCGGCGGGTCCGATCCGGGCATGATGCGGACCCGCGCCGAAAAACGCGGCGACGGGTACGTGGTCCACGGGCACAAGTGGTACATCACCGGGGCGGCGGAGGCGCAGCATTTCATCCTGCTGGCGCGGACATCGGACGACCCCAAACGCGGCCACACGGCGTTTCTGTTCGACGCGGACCAGCCCGGCTGGCGGATCGACCGGCGGATCCCGATCATGGGCCCCGAGGAGCATGGCGGCCATTGCGAGCTGATCTTCGACGGGCTGGAGATATCGGCCGAGAACGTTCTGATGGAAGAGGGGCGCGGGATGAAGGTCACGCAGACCCGGCTCGGCCCCGCGCGGCTGACCCATTGCATGCGCTGGCTGGGGCTGGCCAAGCGCTGCGTCGAGATCGCGACCGAGTATGCGGCGACGCGCGAGGGGTTCGGGGTGCGGCTGGCCGATCGCGAGAGTATCCAGCTGATGCTGGGCGGGCTGGCCATGGATATCGAGGTCGGACGGCTTCTGACCATGAAGGCCGCGTGGGAGATCGACCAGGGCGGCTTCGCGCGCAAGGAGGTGTCCATGGCCAAGATCCACGTGGCCAACCTGCTGCACCGCGCGGCGGACGTGGCGATCCAGATCAACGGGGCGCGGGGCTATTCCAGGGACACGGTGTTGGAGTGGATTTACCGCTATGCAAGGCAGGCGCGGCTGGTGGACGGGGCGGACGAGGTGCACCGGATGGTGCTGAACCGGGTGCTGGTGGACGAGGGGCGCGATTTCTGGCGCTGGCCCGTGGCGGACCGCGTGGCGGAATGA